The Chloroflexota bacterium DNA window CCAAGGATCGCTTTCGCAATTTCGCCGCGGGGTTGTCAGACCTGGTGATGAGTATTGCTACCGCATTGCATAACTTTCGCCGGACCAGACGACGCTATCGCCACAAGCGATCCAATGCCTATTTTGAATAGAGTCTATTAGTCATTTGGTGCGGCGCTCTAACTCATCAGGACGCCGCCATCGATATTGATGGCCTGTCCCGTCATGACCGACGCTTCGCGGCTGGCCAGGTACACGGCCAGCGGCGCGATCTCGTCCGGTTCGAGCCGCCGGCCGATCGGGGTGCTGCCGGCGGCGACCGCTTCGAGCGTCTTGCCGGTGCGTTGAGCGTCGTACGCGATGCGCTTGTCGTTCATCAGCGTGTGTACCGGCCCGGGGCAGATCGCATTGACGGTGATGCCGTGCGCGGCGGTCTCCATGGCCAGCGTGCGGCTCAGACCCAGCAGGCCGTGCTTGCTGGCCGAGTATGCCGCGCCGTGCATGGTGCCAACCTTTCCCGCGATCGACGCCACCTGGATGATGCGCCCGTGCCGTTTGGCGATCATCGATGGCAGCACCCACTTGCAGAGCAGGTAGGGCACGGTCAGGTTGACGTAGAGCGTGCGGTCCCAGAACGCGTCGTCGAACTCCAGCACCGGGCGCGGGTCGGCGCTGCTGCCGATGCCCGCGTTGTTGACAAGGATATCGACGGGACCGAGCGCAGACACGGCCTGGTCGTAGACTCCCCGTGCTGCGCCCGGCTCGGACAGATCGGCTACCAAAGCGATGCATCGCCCGCCCGCCTGGCTGATCGCCGCGCTGACTTCGGCCAGTTCCGCTTCCGCGCGGCCGGTCACGGCGACGTGCGCGCCCTCGGCGGCGAATGCCAGCGCGATCGAGCGGCCCATGCCGCGGCTGGCGCCGGTGACGAGTGCGACCTGGTTTTGCAGTTTCATGCCGGCGCCCGCTTTCTGATTGTGACGACCGTTATACTGTTTTGCGTTGAGCATGTCCTAATCCACTGTCATTCTGAGATGGTCCATACCGGCGGCGGTATGCGATGCGGCAGAAACTTGGGCGCGGAATTTCCAAGTCGTCATGCCGGCGAAAGCCGGAAGCCAGAGGTGTTGACCCTGGGCCCCGGCTTTCGCCGGGGCGACAACCTGCGACGGTTTATCGCCGGACTTGGCGAAGTTTCTGAGCAGTGCAGAGGCAAGGCCGATGGAGTGCAACACGCTTCGCGCGCGAAGAATCTGGGATGCAGCATTTCAGATGCTTCGCGCGCGTAACGAGCCGCAGGACATAAGCCCTGCCTTCGCGCTTCATCCTGTGCCCGCCGTGGACAGGACATACATGACGGATTAGGACATCCATAAATCGAAACGGTATTATTTCTTCACGTACTTCTCGATGATCGGCGCCAGCAGGCCGCCGCCGCCGTTCTTGGCCAGGTTGCCGCCGTCCATCGGAATGATCGCACCGGTGATCCAGTCGGCCGCGTCGGACGCCAGCCAGAGCGCCAGGCCCTTGATGTCGTCCGGTTGGCCGAAGCGCCCGCGCGGAATGCCGTGCAGGAACGTATCGCGCAGGTAGGGGTCCACTTCCATGCGATGCTCAAGGCCGCCGCTGCCGAGCACCTGCGCGGGGAGGATGCAGTTGACGCGCACGCCGCGCCCCGCCCATTCCGTGCTCAGCTCTTTCGTCATGTGGATGACCGAGGCCATCGCCATGCCGTAGATCGCCTGTGTGCGGCCCAGCGAGGACCAGCCGGCGATCGAGCCGATGCTGATGATGCAGCCCTTGCCCTGCTTGAGCATGCGCCGCCCGGCCTGCTGCGTGCAGTAGAAGCGACTGATGACCAGATTGTGGAACGTCTTCTGCACCTGTTCCAGCGTCATGTCCTCGGCCGGGCCGGCGTACGCTTCGCCGGCGATGTTGCCGAGAACATCGATGCGCCCCCCAAACTCTTTGTCGATCGTCTCGTAGACCTTGTCGATGTGCGCGATGTCGGTCATGTCGCCGGAAAACGGAATGGCTTTGACGCCCAGCTTTGACAGCGTGTTGGCCGTCCGCTCGTTACCCTCCGCGTTGCGGTCGAGCAGCAGCAGATTGGCGCCGGCCTCGGCAAAGGCGGTCGCCGTCGCGCGGCCCATGCCCTGGGCGGTGCCCGTCACGGCGGCCACGCGGCCGCTCAGATCAAACATGTTCATGCGATTCGCTCCTCAAGCGATGTGCGGTATGCGCGGAGCAAGCGGCCCCGCCCCGTCCCGTGTTAGTGCGCGCCCGGTTGGCGTGCGGCGTTCCACGCCTCGTACTCTGCCTGCGCCTCGTCGTTCAGTGGATAGTATTTGCGCAGATCGCCACCCTCGGCCAGCTTCATGCGCGTGAACTCTTCCCATTCGTTCTTCTCACCGGCCAACTTGGCCACCTCCGGCGCGAGCTTCACCGGCACGACGATCGCGCCGTCGTCGTCGGCCATGACGATGTCGCCGGGCATGACCAGCACGCCCGCGCACGCCACCGGCGCATTGACGGCGAACGGCATGATGCCGCCCTGCCAGCCGTGATTGGGCGTCACGCCGCGCATCCAGATGCCGAGCGCGAGCTCCTGTGCGTGAGTCCAGTCGCGCACGCAACCGTCGATCACGACGCCAACGCCGCCGCGGCCTTTGAAATAAGTGAGCATCATCTCGCCGAAGACGCCCGAGGCCATGTCGCCGCGCGCATCCACCACGATCACGTCGCCGGGCTGGGTGTGGTACATGGCGTGTCGGTGCAGTTGGAGCTCGGTGTCGGCGTACTCGCTGTTGGCGCTCATGTCCTCGCGCTTCGGCATCCACTGCAGCGTCAGTGCCGGGCCGACGACGCTCCGGCCTTGGTGCCAGGTGGTCAGCCCGCGCATGTGTGGGTTCTTGATGCCCAGCTTGTACAGTTCGCCGCTGGCCGTGGCCGTGCCCACGGTGCGCAGCGCTTCGATCAGCGCTCGGTCGGGACGGACAATATCGGGTGTGGTGATCATAGGGTTGTGGGGTGCGCTGCTGTGCCGGCGTCGCGCGGGAGTCAGTCCCGCGGTCTGAAAGGGAATCTCGGCTTGACGGTCGGATTGACGATGTTTTCGGGCGGCGGCAGGAATCCGTCCAGCATGGCGGTCAGGTTCTGCACGCCCGCATCGAACATATCGAACTTGGCCTGAATGGAGCCGCCGGCGACGTGCGGCGACAGGATGACATTGTCGCGGCCGGCCAGTGGATGCACGGGTGGCGCGATGCGATCGACAAAGATGTCGAGCGAGCCGAACGTGTCCAGCCCGGCGCCGCCCAGCCGCCCTTCGTCAAGCGCCCGCTTGAGCGCGGCCTCGTCGACCAGCATGCCGCGCGACGTGTTGATCAGGCAGGCGGTCGGCTTCATTTTGCGCAGCGCCGCGTCGTCGATCATGTATTTTGTGGTTGGGGTCAGCGGCACGTGCAGCGAGACATAGTCGGACTCGCGCAGCACGGTGTCGAGGTCGGTCATCTCCACGCCGAGCGCGTGCGCATCGGCGCGCGGCGCGTTGACGTTCTGGCGGGTGGCCAGCACGCGCATGCCAAAGCCGCGCGCGCGGCGGGCGGTGTGCACTGCGCTGCGGCCGAAGCCGATCAGCCCCAGGGTGCACGCGCTCATGCGCGGGATCGTGGCGGTCATGCGCCGTGCCGCCACCAGCTCACCGTCGGTCATGGCGCGCTGCATGACGGCCAACTGGCGGTTCAGCGCCAGCATAATCGCCATGACGTGGTCGGCCATCTCTTCAATGCAGAAGTACGGCGTATTGGCGACCAGGATGCCATGCTCGGTGGCGCGCGGCACGTCGATCTTGTCCGTGCCGGTGCCCATGCGCGCGATGGCGCGGCATTGGCCTGCCGCGAGCGCATCCACGACCAGCCGCGGCATCGGTGTGCCGACGACAATCACGATGTCGGCGTCGCCGGTCTGCCGCGCGATAGCGGCGGGGTCTTCATCCGGCACCTCGACGATGCTCAACCCCGCGGACCGGTAGCGCCCCAGTTCATACTCGCCTGG harbors:
- a CDS encoding SDR family oxidoreductase; this translates as MLNAKQYNGRHNQKAGAGMKLQNQVALVTGASRGMGRSIALAFAAEGAHVAVTGRAEAELAEVSAAISQAGGRCIALVADLSEPGAARGVYDQAVSALGPVDILVNNAGIGSSADPRPVLEFDDAFWDRTLYVNLTVPYLLCKWVLPSMIAKRHGRIIQVASIAGKVGTMHGAAYSASKHGLLGLSRTLAMETAAHGITVNAICPGPVHTLMNDKRIAYDAQRTGKTLEAVAAGSTPIGRRLEPDEIAPLAVYLASREASVMTGQAINIDGGVLMS
- a CDS encoding ribonuclease activity regulator RraA, coding for MITTPDIVRPDRALIEALRTVGTATASGELYKLGIKNPHMRGLTTWHQGRSVVGPALTLQWMPKREDMSANSEYADTELQLHRHAMYHTQPGDVIVVDARGDMASGVFGEMMLTYFKGRGGVGVVIDGCVRDWTHAQELALGIWMRGVTPNHGWQGGIMPFAVNAPVACAGVLVMPGDIVMADDDGAIVVPVKLAPEVAKLAGEKNEWEEFTRMKLAEGGDLRKYYPLNDEAQAEYEAWNAARQPGAH
- a CDS encoding SDR family oxidoreductase gives rise to the protein MNMFDLSGRVAAVTGTAQGMGRATATAFAEAGANLLLLDRNAEGNERTANTLSKLGVKAIPFSGDMTDIAHIDKVYETIDKEFGGRIDVLGNIAGEAYAGPAEDMTLEQVQKTFHNLVISRFYCTQQAGRRMLKQGKGCIISIGSIAGWSSLGRTQAIYGMAMASVIHMTKELSTEWAGRGVRVNCILPAQVLGSGGLEHRMEVDPYLRDTFLHGIPRGRFGQPDDIKGLALWLASDAADWITGAIIPMDGGNLAKNGGGGLLAPIIEKYVKK
- a CDS encoding C-terminal binding protein — encoded protein: MSDYSQFKLVRLTARIFFPGEYELGRYRSAGLSIVEVPDEDPAAIARQTGDADIVIVVGTPMPRLVVDALAAGQCRAIARMGTGTDKIDVPRATEHGILVANTPYFCIEEMADHVMAIMLALNRQLAVMQRAMTDGELVAARRMTATIPRMSACTLGLIGFGRSAVHTARRARGFGMRVLATRQNVNAPRADAHALGVEMTDLDTVLRESDYVSLHVPLTPTTKYMIDDAALRKMKPTACLINTSRGMLVDEAALKRALDEGRLGGAGLDTFGSLDIFVDRIAPPVHPLAGRDNVILSPHVAGGSIQAKFDMFDAGVQNLTAMLDGFLPPPENIVNPTVKPRFPFRPRD